Proteins encoded together in one Ipomoea triloba cultivar NCNSP0323 chromosome 4, ASM357664v1 window:
- the LOC116015411 gene encoding outer envelope pore protein 16-4, chloroplastic isoform X3 — MNLSQAGLIWGGLTGPLEADKQGLTGLARAPFIARSIGRLGFQWGLFAAVFSFTHCGVQRYRRKADLVNVLTASVVAGTVIGGTRQWKQVAGITGLVCLLYGANDGSRSI, encoded by the exons A TGAACTTATCGCAGGCTGGCTTGATCTGGGGCGGTTTGACTGGCCCTCTCGAAGCCGACAAACAAG GTCTCACTGGTCTTGCTCGTGCGCCGTTCATC GCTAGATCAATCGGCCGGTTGGGCTTTCAATGgg GACTCTTTGCTGCAgttttctcattcacccattgtGGTGTCCAAAGATACAGGAGGAAAGCTGATTTG GTTAATGTTTTGACAGCAAGCGTCGTAGCAGGCACAGTGATTGGTGGTACGCGACAGTGGAAGCAGGTTGCCGGAATAACAGGTCTTGTATGTCTCTTATATGGCGCTAACGACGGCTCCAGATCAATCTAG
- the LOC116015411 gene encoding outer envelope pore protein 16-4, chloroplastic isoform X1 produces MEADISGEFPCSSIAVDSVLRIVNLSQAGLIWGGLTGPLEADKQGLTGLARAPFIARSIGRLGFQWGLFAAVFSFTHCGVQRYRRKADLVNVLTASVVAGTVIGGTRQWKQVAGITGLVCLLYGANDGSRSI; encoded by the exons ATGGAAGCAGACATCTCCGGCGAGTTCCCTTGCTCTTCGATCGCCGTTGATTCCGTTCTCCGTATCG TGAACTTATCGCAGGCTGGCTTGATCTGGGGCGGTTTGACTGGCCCTCTCGAAGCCGACAAACAAG GTCTCACTGGTCTTGCTCGTGCGCCGTTCATC GCTAGATCAATCGGCCGGTTGGGCTTTCAATGgg GACTCTTTGCTGCAgttttctcattcacccattgtGGTGTCCAAAGATACAGGAGGAAAGCTGATTTG GTTAATGTTTTGACAGCAAGCGTCGTAGCAGGCACAGTGATTGGTGGTACGCGACAGTGGAAGCAGGTTGCCGGAATAACAGGTCTTGTATGTCTCTTATATGGCGCTAACGACGGCTCCAGATCAATCTAG
- the LOC116015411 gene encoding outer envelope pore protein 16-4, chloroplastic isoform X2: MEADISGEFPCSSIAVDSVLRIGTAGLIWGGLTGPLEADKQGLTGLARAPFIARSIGRLGFQWGLFAAVFSFTHCGVQRYRRKADLVNVLTASVVAGTVIGGTRQWKQVAGITGLVCLLYGANDGSRSI; the protein is encoded by the exons ATGGAAGCAGACATCTCCGGCGAGTTCCCTTGCTCTTCGATCGCCGTTGATTCCGTTCTCCGTATCGGTACA GCTGGCTTGATCTGGGGCGGTTTGACTGGCCCTCTCGAAGCCGACAAACAAG GTCTCACTGGTCTTGCTCGTGCGCCGTTCATC GCTAGATCAATCGGCCGGTTGGGCTTTCAATGgg GACTCTTTGCTGCAgttttctcattcacccattgtGGTGTCCAAAGATACAGGAGGAAAGCTGATTTG GTTAATGTTTTGACAGCAAGCGTCGTAGCAGGCACAGTGATTGGTGGTACGCGACAGTGGAAGCAGGTTGCCGGAATAACAGGTCTTGTATGTCTCTTATATGGCGCTAACGACGGCTCCAGATCAATCTAG